A window from Streptomyces subrutilus encodes these proteins:
- a CDS encoding MCE family protein, which yields MSSPRGETLRRRLAGIVFLLVPVLLVWLAIAVYDKQFTDSAPITVETSSVGNEMHPGADVKLRGVVIGEVRSIDATDTGARLTLAMDPATLGDVPSDVRAQMLPTTLFGERFVALVPPSAPSAEPIGAGAVIPEDRSSNAVELQQVLDNVLPMLTAVQPQKLSATLSAVSRALEGRGDKLGTTLAQLDAHLKEFNPELPALNRDLQELVKVSNLYADAAPDIVTALTDFTTTSGTLAEKESELAGTLGATTRTAQDVTAFLRQNKDNIIRLSATGRPTLELLAEYSSSFPCTLRTLAEFVPAMDKALGKGTDQPGLHVNVVTVPSRGAYVPGRDTPSYTSGGGPHCYPVPYLGVPAAPAARATAAAEQNLGPANSPQENDFLNELLAPAAEKQPGDLPDWSSLLAGPAYRGAEVVLK from the coding sequence ATGAGCAGCCCACGGGGTGAGACCCTGCGCCGCCGGCTCGCCGGAATCGTCTTCCTTCTGGTCCCCGTCCTCCTCGTCTGGCTGGCGATCGCCGTCTACGACAAGCAGTTCACCGACAGCGCCCCGATCACCGTCGAGACGAGCAGCGTCGGCAACGAGATGCACCCGGGCGCCGACGTCAAACTGCGCGGCGTCGTCATCGGCGAGGTCCGCTCCATCGACGCCACCGACACGGGCGCCCGGCTCACCCTCGCGATGGATCCGGCGACCCTCGGCGACGTCCCCTCCGACGTGCGCGCCCAGATGCTGCCGACGACCCTGTTCGGCGAACGCTTCGTGGCGCTCGTCCCGCCGTCGGCGCCCTCGGCCGAACCGATCGGCGCCGGGGCCGTCATCCCCGAGGACCGCTCCAGCAACGCCGTGGAACTCCAGCAGGTCCTGGACAACGTCCTGCCCATGCTCACCGCCGTCCAGCCGCAGAAGCTCTCCGCCACCCTGTCCGCCGTCTCCCGGGCCCTCGAAGGACGCGGCGACAAGCTCGGCACCACCCTCGCCCAACTGGACGCCCACCTCAAGGAGTTCAACCCCGAGCTGCCCGCGCTCAACCGCGACCTCCAGGAGCTGGTGAAGGTCAGCAACCTGTACGCCGACGCGGCCCCGGACATCGTCACCGCGCTCACCGACTTCACCACCACCAGCGGCACGCTCGCCGAGAAGGAGAGCGAGCTCGCCGGCACCCTCGGGGCCACCACCCGCACCGCCCAGGACGTCACCGCCTTCCTGCGCCAGAACAAGGACAACATCATCCGGCTCAGCGCCACCGGCAGGCCGACCCTGGAGCTCCTCGCCGAGTACTCCTCGTCCTTCCCCTGCACCCTGCGCACCCTCGCCGAGTTCGTGCCGGCCATGGACAAGGCCCTCGGCAAGGGCACCGACCAGCCCGGGCTGCACGTCAACGTGGTCACCGTGCCCTCGCGGGGCGCGTACGTACCCGGCCGCGACACCCCCTCGTACACCTCGGGCGGCGGCCCGCACTGCTACCCCGTGCCCTACCTCGGGGTCCCGGCGGCGCCCGCCGCCCGGGCCACGGCGGCGGCCGAGCAGAACCTCGGGCCCGCCAACTCCCCGCAGGAGAACGACTTCCTGAACGAGCTCCTCGCTCCCGCCGCCGAGAAGCAGCCCGGCGACCTGCCCGACTGGAGCAGCCTGCTGGCCGGTCCCGCGTACCGCGGCGCGGAGGTGGTCCTCAAGTGA
- a CDS encoding ABC transporter ATP-binding protein, with the protein MGIEVAVEGLTMSFGKQNIWQDVTLTLPAGEVSVMLGPSGTGKTVFLKSLIGLLKPQRGRVLVAGVDMVNSPDRDIYEARKLFGLMFQDGALFGSMSLFDNIAFPLREHTRKKESEIRRIVMERIDVVGLLGSEGKLPGEISGGMRKRAGLARALVLDPQIVLCDEPDSGLDPVRTANLSQLLIDLNAQIDATMLIVTHNLDIAATVPDNMGMLFRRNLVTFGPREVLLTSDEPVVAQFLAGRREGPIGMSEEKDEATLAAEAAVPASAPAEPRVIVPQLEPSPGLPQRQAALRRRERVLGMLDTLPPAARAAIEDTYAHGAQAPTLRLPATGSGS; encoded by the coding sequence ATGGGAATCGAAGTAGCTGTTGAGGGTCTGACCATGTCCTTCGGCAAGCAGAACATCTGGCAGGACGTGACCCTGACGTTGCCCGCGGGGGAAGTGAGCGTCATGCTCGGTCCCTCCGGCACCGGGAAGACGGTGTTCCTCAAATCGCTCATCGGGCTGCTGAAGCCGCAACGGGGACGCGTCCTCGTGGCCGGCGTCGACATGGTGAACAGCCCCGACCGCGACATATACGAAGCACGCAAACTCTTCGGCCTCATGTTCCAGGACGGCGCCCTCTTCGGGTCCATGTCCCTCTTCGACAACATCGCCTTCCCGCTGCGCGAGCACACGCGGAAGAAGGAGTCGGAGATCCGCCGGATCGTCATGGAGCGCATCGACGTCGTCGGGCTCCTCGGCTCCGAGGGCAAGCTCCCCGGCGAGATCAGCGGCGGCATGCGCAAGCGGGCGGGACTGGCCCGCGCGCTCGTGCTCGACCCGCAGATCGTGCTGTGCGACGAGCCGGACTCCGGCCTCGACCCCGTCCGCACCGCCAACCTCTCGCAGCTCCTGATCGACCTCAACGCGCAGATCGACGCGACGATGCTCATCGTCACCCACAACCTCGACATCGCCGCGACCGTCCCCGACAACATGGGGATGCTCTTCCGGCGCAACCTCGTCACCTTCGGCCCGCGCGAAGTGCTGCTCACCAGCGACGAACCGGTCGTGGCGCAGTTCCTCGCCGGACGCCGCGAAGGCCCCATCGGGATGTCCGAGGAGAAGGACGAGGCCACGCTCGCCGCCGAGGCCGCCGTACCCGCATCCGCGCCCGCCGAGCCCCGGGTCATCGTCCCCCAACTGGAGCCCTCGCCCGGCCTGCCGCAGCGCCAGGCGGCCCTCAGGCGGCGCGAGCGCGTCCTCGGCATGCTCGACACGCTGCCGCCCGCCGCCCGCGCCGCCATCGAGGACACCTACGCCCACGGGGCGCAGGCACCGACCCTGCGGCTTCCGGCCACCGGGAGCGGCTCGTGA
- a CDS encoding MlaE family ABC transporter permease — translation MITGALRQTGRLFALAAEVGRAIFRRPFQFREFVEQFWFIASITILPAALVSIPFGAVIALQVGSLTQQLGAQSFTGGASVLAIIQQASPLIVALLIAGAGGSAICADLGSRTIREELDAMEVMGVSPVQRLVVPRVLATMGVAVLLNGLVSVVGTLGGYFFNVILQGGTPGAYLSSFSALAQLPDLYISEFKALVFGFIAGIVAAYRGLNPRGGPKGVGDAVNQSVVITFMLLFFVNMVLTGIYLQIVPPKGG, via the coding sequence GTGATCACGGGCGCGCTGCGGCAGACCGGCCGGCTCTTCGCCCTCGCGGCCGAGGTGGGCCGGGCCATCTTCCGACGGCCCTTCCAGTTCCGGGAGTTCGTCGAGCAGTTCTGGTTCATCGCCAGCATCACGATCCTGCCCGCCGCGCTCGTCTCCATCCCGTTCGGTGCGGTGATCGCCCTCCAGGTCGGCTCGCTCACCCAGCAGTTGGGCGCCCAGTCGTTCACCGGAGGCGCCAGCGTCCTCGCCATCATCCAGCAGGCGAGCCCGCTCATCGTCGCCCTGCTCATCGCCGGCGCCGGAGGCTCCGCCATCTGCGCCGACCTCGGGTCCCGCACGATCCGCGAGGAGCTCGACGCGATGGAGGTCATGGGCGTCTCGCCCGTCCAGCGCCTGGTCGTGCCGCGGGTCCTGGCGACCATGGGCGTGGCCGTGCTCCTCAACGGGCTGGTGTCGGTCGTCGGCACGCTCGGCGGCTACTTCTTCAACGTCATCCTCCAGGGCGGCACCCCGGGTGCCTACCTCTCCAGCTTCTCCGCCCTCGCCCAGCTGCCCGACCTGTACATCAGCGAGTTCAAGGCACTGGTCTTCGGGTTCATCGCGGGCATCGTCGCCGCCTACCGCGGCCTCAACCCGCGCGGCGGCCCCAAAGGGGTCGGCGACGCCGTCAACCAGTCCGTCGTCATCACGTTCATGCTGCTGTTCTTCGTGAACATGGTGCTGACGGGCATCTACCTGCAGATCGTCCCGCCGAAGGGAGGCTGA
- a CDS encoding MCE family protein: MTHDLAHTRRRPLTGPLVKSLIFVLVTALATTVLALSIANTGVDSGTRSYKALFTDATGLIDGDSVRISGVKVGEVTDVRVVDRRTAQVTFRIRDDRTLPGSATAAVKYLNMVGQRYVALDRGSGDVGGDLPPGSTIPLERTTPALDMTLLFNGFKPLFEGLSPSDVNDLAGSLVQVLQGEGGTVDSLIRHVGSLTQTVAAKDKVIGQVVTNLNTVLETLNTREAAFDDLVVTLQKLVTGFNDDRKPLGEAVLAMGDLTTTTAGLLQDGRAPLKQSIGELGRLATTLGDHTPQIEDFLDRTPAKMTALARLSSYGSWFNLYLCEARVSGVTTSDGSAPPTGITVTESRCRG; this comes from the coding sequence GTGACGCACGACCTCGCCCACACCCGACGGCGCCCCCTGACCGGGCCGCTCGTCAAGTCCCTGATCTTCGTGCTGGTCACCGCCCTCGCCACGACCGTGCTCGCGCTCAGCATCGCCAACACCGGCGTGGACTCCGGAACCCGCTCGTACAAGGCGCTGTTCACCGACGCCACCGGGCTCATCGACGGGGACAGCGTGCGGATCTCGGGAGTGAAGGTCGGGGAGGTGACCGACGTCCGGGTCGTCGACCGGCGCACCGCCCAGGTCACCTTCCGCATCCGCGACGACCGCACGCTCCCCGGCTCGGCGACCGCCGCGGTGAAGTACCTCAACATGGTCGGACAGCGCTACGTCGCCCTCGACCGGGGCAGCGGCGACGTGGGCGGCGACCTGCCGCCCGGCTCCACCATCCCCCTGGAGCGCACGACGCCCGCGCTCGACATGACGCTGCTCTTCAACGGGTTCAAGCCGCTCTTCGAGGGTCTGTCGCCCAGCGACGTCAACGACCTCGCCGGCTCGCTCGTCCAGGTCCTCCAAGGCGAGGGCGGCACCGTCGACAGCCTGATCCGGCACGTCGGTTCGCTCACGCAGACCGTCGCCGCCAAGGACAAGGTGATCGGCCAGGTCGTCACCAACCTCAACACCGTCCTGGAGACCCTCAACACCCGCGAGGCCGCCTTCGACGACCTGGTCGTCACCCTCCAGAAACTCGTCACCGGCTTCAACGACGACCGCAAACCCCTCGGCGAGGCCGTCCTGGCCATGGGCGACCTCACCACCACGACCGCGGGACTCCTCCAGGACGGGCGCGCCCCCCTGAAGCAGAGCATCGGCGAACTGGGCCGCCTCGCGACCACCCTCGGCGACCACACGCCGCAGATCGAGGACTTCCTCGACAGGACCCCGGCCAAGATGACCGCCCTGGCCCGCCTGTCCTCGTACGGGTCGTGGTTCAACCTCTACCTCTGCGAGGCCCGCGTGAGCGGTGTGACCACCTCCGACGGCTCCGCGCCGCCGACCGGCATCACCGTCACCGAATCGAGGTGCCGAGGATGA
- a CDS encoding helix-turn-helix domain-containing protein, with protein MPSIAQPPDLGEPLDPLPKEFAALMRPEVPGLIKEIRVEVQRAYPVYARLLDGPSADAIRQGVEQALGTFVDRVADPGSSSAQRDELLRKFGRVEAYEGRDLDTLQGAYRLGARIALRRAKTMGRQYNLSPSLILAFADALFAYVDELEALAREGYAEVQARAASEVSALRRQLLHLILVGPPLPQAAISELCEQAAWELPAQCTLVALRVPAPDHIRACLDRDVLADLGIPQPHLLIPGPLTPERLAMLESALAGAPAVVGLTVPPPQAADSLRWARRVLQLIDDGIVPDGPLVHCEDHLTTLWLLSDPALVTHIAARELAPLGALTGSRRGRLVETLRVHIATRAPAEQVGEVLGVHAQTVRYRLRNLDAHLGARITDPDHRFALEASLRSLHLQGNHYAE; from the coding sequence ATGCCCTCAATCGCACAACCACCGGACCTCGGTGAACCGCTCGATCCGCTCCCCAAGGAGTTCGCGGCCTTGATGAGGCCCGAGGTCCCGGGCCTCATCAAGGAGATCCGCGTCGAGGTCCAGCGCGCCTATCCGGTGTACGCCCGCCTCCTCGACGGCCCCAGCGCGGACGCCATCCGCCAAGGCGTGGAGCAGGCACTGGGCACGTTCGTCGACCGGGTCGCGGACCCCGGTTCGAGCTCGGCCCAGCGCGACGAACTGCTGCGCAAGTTCGGCCGGGTGGAGGCGTACGAGGGCCGTGACCTCGACACCCTCCAGGGGGCCTACCGGCTCGGCGCGCGCATCGCGCTGCGCCGCGCCAAGACCATGGGCCGCCAGTACAACCTGTCCCCCTCGCTGATCCTCGCCTTCGCCGACGCGCTCTTCGCGTACGTCGACGAGCTCGAGGCACTGGCGCGCGAGGGGTACGCGGAGGTCCAGGCACGCGCCGCCTCCGAGGTGTCCGCGTTACGCAGGCAACTGCTCCACCTCATCCTCGTCGGACCGCCCCTGCCGCAGGCGGCCATCTCCGAGCTGTGCGAGCAGGCGGCCTGGGAACTCCCCGCGCAGTGCACGCTGGTGGCCTTGCGCGTGCCGGCGCCCGACCACATACGGGCGTGCCTGGACCGGGACGTCCTCGCCGACCTCGGCATCCCGCAGCCGCACCTGCTGATCCCGGGACCACTCACCCCCGAGCGTCTGGCGATGCTCGAATCCGCCCTGGCGGGCGCCCCGGCCGTCGTCGGTCTGACCGTGCCGCCGCCGCAGGCCGCCGACTCCCTGCGCTGGGCCAGGAGGGTGCTGCAGCTCATCGACGACGGGATCGTGCCCGACGGACCGCTCGTGCACTGCGAAGACCATCTGACAACGTTGTGGCTCCTGTCCGACCCCGCCCTGGTCACCCACATCGCGGCCCGCGAACTGGCCCCGCTCGGCGCGCTCACCGGCTCCCGGCGCGGCCGCCTGGTCGAGACGCTGCGCGTCCACATCGCCACGCGGGCCCCCGCCGAGCAGGTGGGCGAGGTGCTCGGGGTGCACGCGCAGACGGTCCGCTACCGCCTGCGCAACCTGGACGCCCACCTGGGCGCGCGCATCACGGACCCGGACCACCGCTTCGCGCTGGAGGCGTCCCTGCGCTCGCTCCACCTCCAGGGCAACCACTACGCGGAATGA
- a CDS encoding MlaE family ABC transporter permease, which produces MASPFVWLDRSGDQFLFYVKALAWIPRTLRRYLKEVQRLLAEVAFGSGGLGVIGGTIGVMIAMTLFTGTVVGLQGYAALDQIGTAAFTGFISAYFNTREIAPLVAGLALSATVGAGFTAQLGAMRINEEVDALEGMGIRSIPYLVTTRIIAGVVAIIPLYAIGLLSSYVASRYVTVLFNGQSQGTYDHYFNLFLSPTDVVLSVLKVFIFSVMVILAHCYYGFRASGGPAGVGIAVGRSVRNAIVLISVTDFFLSLALWGATTTVKVAG; this is translated from the coding sequence ATGGCCTCCCCGTTCGTCTGGCTCGACCGGTCCGGCGACCAGTTCCTGTTCTACGTCAAGGCACTGGCCTGGATCCCGCGCACGCTGCGCCGCTACCTCAAGGAGGTCCAACGGCTGCTCGCCGAAGTGGCCTTCGGTTCCGGCGGCCTCGGGGTGATCGGCGGCACCATCGGCGTGATGATCGCCATGACCCTGTTCACCGGCACCGTCGTCGGCCTCCAGGGGTACGCGGCCCTCGACCAGATCGGCACCGCCGCGTTCACCGGGTTCATCTCCGCCTACTTCAACACCCGCGAGATCGCGCCCCTGGTCGCCGGGCTCGCCCTCTCCGCGACCGTCGGCGCCGGCTTCACCGCCCAGCTCGGCGCGATGCGGATCAACGAGGAGGTCGACGCCCTCGAAGGGATGGGCATCCGCTCCATCCCCTACCTGGTCACCACCCGCATCATCGCGGGCGTCGTCGCGATCATCCCGCTCTACGCGATCGGCCTCCTCTCGTCGTACGTCGCCTCCCGCTACGTGACCGTCCTGTTCAACGGCCAGTCCCAGGGAACGTACGACCACTACTTCAACCTGTTCCTCTCCCCGACCGACGTCGTGCTGTCGGTCCTCAAGGTGTTCATCTTCAGCGTCATGGTGATCCTCGCCCACTGCTACTACGGCTTCCGCGCCTCCGGCGGCCCGGCCGGGGTCGGCATCGCGGTGGGCCGGTCCGTGCGCAACGCCATCGTGCTCATCAGCGTCACCGACTTCTTCCTGTCGCTGGCCCTGTGGGGCGCGACCACGACCGTGAAGGTGGCGGGGTGA
- a CDS encoding MCE family protein, producing the protein MSRPPRFTPVKDRNPVAVAAVGLVVLALLAALAYNVDRLPFVGGGTAYSADFTEAAGLGDGDEVRIAGVKVGSVTGVALDGPKVKVTFEVGDAWVGDRSTAAIAIKTLLGDKYLALDPLGSARQDPGSRIPLSRTTSPYDVTQAFQDLSGTVDAIDTKKLAESFATISDTFKNSPPNVRSAATGLSELSKSVSSRDAQLVQLLQGSRTFTKTLEGKKSSFETLLEDGGSLLGELKDRRDAIRALLKGSRDLGTQLSGIVDDNDRQLGPTLKALGRVTEVLEKNSSQLDKTLALVGPYYRLVGNTLGSGHWFDSYLCGVVPRNYLPEASQPKTGCQPPQQAAAAKGSGE; encoded by the coding sequence ATGAGCCGCCCGCCCAGGTTCACCCCCGTCAAGGACCGCAACCCCGTCGCGGTGGCCGCCGTCGGGCTCGTCGTCCTCGCCCTGCTCGCCGCCCTCGCCTACAACGTCGACCGCCTCCCGTTCGTCGGCGGCGGCACCGCCTACAGCGCCGACTTCACCGAGGCCGCCGGCCTCGGCGACGGCGACGAGGTGCGCATCGCCGGGGTCAAGGTCGGTTCGGTCACCGGGGTCGCGCTCGACGGGCCCAAGGTGAAGGTGACCTTCGAGGTCGGCGACGCCTGGGTCGGCGACCGCTCCACCGCCGCCATCGCCATCAAGACCCTGCTCGGCGACAAGTACCTGGCCCTCGACCCGCTGGGCTCCGCACGCCAGGACCCCGGCAGCCGCATCCCGCTGTCCCGCACCACGTCCCCGTACGACGTGACCCAGGCCTTCCAGGACCTCAGCGGCACCGTCGACGCCATCGACACCAAGAAGCTCGCCGAGAGCTTCGCGACGATCTCCGACACCTTCAAGAACTCGCCGCCGAACGTGCGCAGCGCCGCCACCGGCCTGTCCGAGCTGTCCAAGTCCGTCTCCAGCCGCGACGCCCAGCTGGTCCAGCTGCTCCAGGGGAGCCGGACCTTCACCAAGACCCTGGAGGGCAAGAAGTCCAGCTTCGAGACCCTGCTGGAGGACGGCGGTTCGCTGCTCGGCGAGCTGAAGGACCGGCGCGACGCCATCCGCGCCCTCCTCAAGGGCAGCCGGGACCTGGGCACGCAGCTCAGCGGCATCGTCGACGACAACGACCGCCAGCTCGGCCCCACCCTCAAGGCCCTCGGCCGCGTCACCGAGGTGCTGGAGAAGAACAGCAGCCAGCTCGACAAGACCCTCGCCCTCGTCGGCCCGTACTACCGGCTCGTCGGCAACACCCTCGGCAGCGGTCACTGGTTCGACAGCTACCTGTGCGGAGTCGTGCCGCGGAACTACCTGCCCGAGGCGTCCCAGCCCAAGACCGGATGCCAGCCGCCGCAGCAGGCCGCGGCGGCCAAGGGGAGCGGTGAATGA
- a CDS encoding DUF6801 domain-containing protein, which produces MTGHRPALRTPRGRARGAAIAAFVALAPLIPSAAAAVGSQEITAKLPYDCALPSGTQRAAVRVTAAFPDRAKAGEAIRPTGVTTTVELPAAAVADLTALKATTVVPETRLALDVAQHEAKAQALWRGTARPVPLPAEGTLTLTTTGDAPAVTAAADGDLTLTATGLAVDLALGTADGAPTAPPSLSLACTLAKDADGHGLLATVPIGPATGTPAPSGSPSPSAPTAPASGRPTDPASPSGSAAPGAPGAPGGKDKDKDKDKAPKVGDARAGLAADRPPAPPCVKENPTDKSLNAYITGYSNVRKLAGASLIPVSCVQIEQGDPEISFPPDGSIHLLQKSDAYLDYQGRKQTPPFTSTFLTFGFTPTTATMILEQAGPMTVASDVLLVFPDNIAETYVRAPLVLRVLNVEVNGTRLDVGPSCRTETPLSSPEPDPATYPGPHLVMLGKGQLINGTDATGYVLTSGGPLTGEVTIPAFTGCGAGGENLDRLLTASISGSGNYVKQIQGQTCAVGVEVPTEGQCTEDRQPYVVPAPER; this is translated from the coding sequence ATGACAGGCCACCGTCCCGCCCTGCGGACACCCCGCGGCCGCGCGCGCGGTGCGGCGATCGCCGCCTTCGTGGCGCTCGCCCCCCTGATCCCGTCGGCGGCGGCCGCGGTGGGCTCGCAGGAGATCACCGCGAAGCTGCCCTACGACTGCGCGCTGCCCTCGGGAACGCAGCGCGCCGCGGTACGGGTCACGGCCGCCTTCCCCGACCGGGCGAAGGCCGGCGAGGCGATCCGTCCCACCGGGGTCACCACCACCGTCGAGCTCCCGGCCGCGGCCGTCGCCGACCTGACGGCCCTCAAGGCCACCACCGTGGTGCCCGAGACCAGGCTGGCCCTCGACGTCGCCCAGCACGAGGCGAAGGCACAGGCCCTCTGGCGGGGCACCGCCCGGCCCGTCCCCCTTCCCGCCGAAGGCACGCTCACCCTCACCACCACCGGCGACGCCCCGGCGGTGACGGCGGCCGCCGACGGCGACCTCACCCTCACGGCCACGGGCCTGGCCGTCGACCTCGCCCTCGGCACGGCCGACGGCGCCCCCACCGCTCCCCCGTCCCTCTCCCTCGCCTGCACCCTCGCGAAGGACGCGGACGGCCACGGCCTGCTGGCCACCGTGCCGATCGGACCGGCCACCGGCACCCCGGCCCCGAGCGGCTCGCCCTCCCCGTCGGCCCCCACGGCCCCGGCGTCCGGGCGGCCGACGGACCCCGCGTCCCCGAGCGGGTCGGCGGCGCCCGGTGCTCCCGGCGCCCCGGGCGGCAAGGACAAGGACAAGGACAAGGACAAGGCACCGAAGGTCGGCGACGCCCGCGCCGGTCTGGCGGCCGACAGGCCGCCGGCGCCGCCCTGCGTCAAGGAGAACCCGACCGACAAGTCGCTCAACGCGTACATCACCGGCTACTCCAACGTCCGCAAGCTGGCCGGCGCCTCGCTGATCCCGGTGTCGTGCGTACAGATCGAGCAGGGCGACCCGGAGATCTCCTTCCCGCCGGACGGCAGCATCCACCTGCTCCAGAAGTCGGACGCCTACCTCGACTACCAGGGCCGCAAGCAGACCCCGCCGTTCACCTCCACCTTCCTGACCTTCGGTTTCACCCCGACGACCGCGACCATGATCCTGGAGCAGGCCGGACCCATGACCGTCGCGTCGGACGTCCTGCTCGTCTTCCCGGACAACATCGCCGAGACGTACGTGCGCGCCCCGCTGGTCCTGCGCGTCCTGAACGTCGAGGTCAACGGCACGCGCCTGGACGTCGGCCCGTCCTGCCGCACCGAGACCCCGCTCAGCTCCCCCGAACCCGATCCGGCCACCTACCCGGGCCCGCACCTGGTGATGCTCGGGAAGGGTCAGCTCATCAACGGCACGGACGCCACCGGCTACGTCCTGACCTCCGGCGGCCCGCTGACCGGCGAGGTGACCATCCCCGCCTTCACGGGCTGCGGGGCGGGCGGCGAGAACCTGGACCGGCTGCTGACCGCGTCCATCTCGGGCTCCGGCAACTACGTCAAGCAGATCCAGGGCCAGACGTGCGCCGTGGGCGTCGAGGTGCCGACCGAGGGCCAGTGCACCGAGGACCGCCAGCCGTACGTGGTCCCCGCGCCGGAGCGCTGA
- a CDS encoding SDR family NAD(P)-dependent oxidoreductase, whose amino-acid sequence MTTTFITGANKGLGRETARRLLDLGHTVIMGARDPERGAEAAAALGARFVRVDVTDEASVTAAAADVAAHEGAIDVLVNNAGITGPHADPADLTAADALAVFDVNLFGVIRTTRAFLPLLRRSPDPVIVNVSSGMGSLALTHDPSRAESSVVAPLYTASKAALTMLTTQYARGLEGIRVNAVDPGYTATDLNAHSGPQSVTEGTDAIVLLATEGPGAGSGRFIDRNGPIAWS is encoded by the coding sequence ATGACCACCACCTTCATCACCGGAGCCAACAAGGGCCTGGGCCGCGAGACCGCCCGCCGCCTCCTCGACCTCGGCCACACCGTGATCATGGGCGCCCGCGACCCGGAACGGGGGGCCGAAGCGGCCGCCGCGCTGGGCGCCCGGTTCGTCCGCGTCGACGTCACCGACGAGGCCTCCGTCACCGCCGCCGCGGCCGACGTCGCCGCGCACGAGGGGGCGATCGACGTCCTGGTGAACAACGCCGGCATCACCGGTCCGCACGCCGATCCCGCCGACCTGACCGCCGCGGACGCCCTCGCCGTCTTCGACGTCAACCTGTTCGGCGTGATCCGCACGACCCGCGCCTTCCTCCCGCTGCTGCGCCGCTCGCCGGACCCCGTCATCGTCAACGTCAGCAGCGGGATGGGATCGCTCGCGCTCACCCACGACCCCTCGCGCGCGGAATCCTCCGTCGTCGCACCGCTCTACACCGCTTCGAAGGCCGCCCTCACCATGCTGACGACGCAGTACGCCAGGGGCCTGGAGGGCATCCGCGTCAACGCCGTCGACCCCGGCTACACGGCGACCGACCTCAACGCCCACAGCGGCCCGCAGTCCGTCACCGAGGGCACCGACGCGATCGTCCTCCTCGCGACCGAGGGACCCGGCGCCGGGTCGGGCCGCTTCATCGACCGGAACGGCCCGATCGCCTGGTCCTGA
- a CDS encoding DUF6194 family protein: protein MKTDPSMDMDMGRGMSRERIIAHVRGFDGSHVVLPEAGGGFPELVWGDAFFSYSPDGPPPPTLQPYGTIVTKDYPGDAASALGPGRWRVNVHVERAVFRELTGEEPRDLRLPRDPAAADTLVPHPVYGQLGWVCVVNPGARTAGTVLRLLRGAHEAARARASRRRAGGAP, encoded by the coding sequence ATGAAAACGGACCCGAGTATGGACATGGACATGGGCAGGGGCATGAGCAGGGAACGGATCATCGCCCACGTGCGCGGATTCGACGGGTCGCACGTGGTCCTGCCGGAGGCGGGCGGCGGCTTTCCGGAGCTGGTCTGGGGGGACGCGTTCTTCTCCTACTCCCCCGACGGCCCCCCTCCCCCCACGCTCCAGCCCTACGGCACGATCGTCACCAAGGACTACCCGGGTGACGCCGCTTCGGCCCTCGGCCCGGGGCGGTGGCGCGTGAACGTGCACGTCGAACGGGCGGTCTTCCGGGAACTCACGGGGGAGGAACCGCGTGACCTGCGCCTGCCGCGCGACCCCGCCGCCGCGGACACGCTGGTCCCGCACCCCGTGTACGGGCAGCTCGGCTGGGTCTGCGTCGTCAACCCCGGTGCGCGGACGGCCGGTACGGTACTGCGGCTGTTGCGCGGTGCCCACGAGGCGGCCCGCGCCCGGGCCTCGCGGCGCCGGGCCGGCGGCGCCCCGTAG
- a CDS encoding MerR family transcriptional regulator has translation MRTLDVARLSGYSAQQVRDLERLGVLPPAARSDNGYRSYTQLHVRALRAYRGLAAAVGPVEARELLPRLRTGTLAEAAAEANAVHARLARERDEVLRALRALRVIEAEAHTAGVEREGDAMTITELAGALGVRASTLRFWEREGLLHPERVTSLRARRYAPAAVGEARIVAALRAAGYGIAAVREVMDSLHRPDGPRDTRRILDARLDRIAERSVALLHAGTDLAAVVTAGHTPR, from the coding sequence CTGCGGACCCTGGACGTCGCGCGGCTCTCGGGGTATTCGGCGCAGCAGGTCCGGGACCTCGAACGGCTCGGCGTCCTGCCGCCCGCCGCCCGGTCGGACAACGGCTACCGCTCGTACACGCAGCTCCACGTACGGGCCCTGCGCGCCTACCGGGGGCTCGCGGCCGCCGTGGGGCCGGTGGAGGCCAGGGAGCTGCTTCCGCGCCTGCGGACGGGCACGCTCGCGGAGGCGGCCGCCGAGGCCAACGCCGTCCACGCCCGGCTCGCGCGGGAACGCGACGAGGTCCTGCGGGCCCTGCGTGCGCTGCGGGTCATCGAGGCCGAAGCCCACACTGCGGGTGTGGAGCGGGAGGGCGACGCGATGACGATCACGGAGCTCGCCGGCGCGCTCGGGGTACGCGCCTCGACCCTGCGTTTCTGGGAGCGGGAGGGCCTCCTGCACCCCGAGCGGGTCACCTCGCTGCGCGCGCGCCGGTACGCCCCCGCGGCCGTCGGGGAGGCCCGCATCGTCGCGGCCCTGCGCGCCGCCGGGTACGGCATCGCGGCGGTGCGCGAGGTGATGGACTCCCTCCACCGGCCCGACGGCCCGCGCGACACCCGACGGATCCTGGACGCCCGCCTCGACCGGATCGCCGAGCGCTCGGTGGCCCTCCTGCACGCGGGCACCGACCTGGCGGCCGTCGTCACGGCCGGGCACACACCCCGTTAG